In Hyphomicrobiales bacterium, the following are encoded in one genomic region:
- a CDS encoding hybrid sensor histidine kinase/response regulator, translated as MLQGWVVVGAAFVYIGFLFAVASYGDRTGKAPARAGRPAIYALSLAVYCTSWTFFGSVGMAVSSGLDFLTIYIGPILFFTIGFPLLRRIVRLAKAERITSIADFMAARYGKSQPVAAVVTLIALVGTVPYIALQLKAVSTALTTMLTSAPVTDGGMAPVFGDIALVVAFMMAVFTALFGTRHIDATEHQEGLMLAIATESVVKLVAFLAAGIFVTFWLFDGPTDLLAQFNARTDAQPLFDRSLNGGTWIVLSLLSFFAVMMLPRQFHVTITENHNEAELKRARWLFPLYLVLINLFVVPIAAAGLITFGDTVNADAFVLALPMQADAQAITLITFIGGLSAATAMVIVASVALAIMISNDLVIPFILRRTQYEDTTTQNMARLLLNIRRAAIGLTLLLAYIYYRLVGGTAALASIGLLSFAAIAQFAPAFLGGLVWRRATARGAIAGMVGGFLVWTYTLLLPTFVAADLIPRALLDAGPFGIAMLRPQELFGMNIDPFIHGVFWSLAVNVVCYVAFSLSRTPEAIERLQASMFVPSDLTPAPALRLWRTAVTVEDLRSTVARYLGDERAERAFDRYAREGDAPLIGHQTADAHLMRYSEQLLASAIGAASARLVISLLVKQRDPATKGAMKLLDDATAAIQYNRDLLQTALDQVGQGIAVFDRELRLSCWNRQYRQLLGLPPELGHVGTPLSDILMSIAESGEFGAGSRDLAVADRMTRIVKHLAAFQEHLALSGTVLEVRTSPMPDGGIVLTYTDITERVMAEEALARANETLEKRVRERTMELTRLNQELIRAKREADNANLGKTRFLAAAGHDILQPLNAARLYVQSLVDRFSESENRDLVRNIEASLESVEEIIGAVLDISRLDTGALKPEISIFRLDTLLDQVRVDFEPMAKDKGLDLRFVSPHLSVRSDRRLLRRLLQNLVSNAIKYTGSGRILVGCRRQRNKVRIEVHDTGMGIPLSKQKEIFAEFQRLEEGARAARGLGLGLSIVERISRVLHHPVTVVSTPDKGSRFAVELPITTAVPVEAAPVAETPVPASRLEGLLVLCIDNEPKILSGMRTLLEGWGCTVLTANDKSEAALAIQGSERMPDLLFVDYHLDAGTGIEAAVHLRWKFGIDLPGALVTADRSPAVRADAEAKNLTVLQKPVKPAALRAFAAQVKNYRSAAE; from the coding sequence ATGCTGCAAGGCTGGGTCGTCGTCGGTGCGGCGTTCGTTTACATCGGGTTTCTGTTCGCCGTCGCGAGTTACGGCGACCGCACCGGCAAGGCGCCCGCGCGCGCCGGACGGCCGGCTATCTATGCGCTTTCGCTTGCCGTCTACTGCACCTCGTGGACCTTCTTCGGCTCGGTCGGCATGGCGGTGTCGAGCGGCCTCGATTTCCTGACGATTTATATCGGCCCGATCCTGTTTTTCACCATCGGCTTCCCGCTGTTGCGCCGGATCGTGCGGCTCGCCAAGGCCGAACGCATCACCTCGATCGCCGACTTCATGGCCGCGCGTTACGGCAAGAGCCAGCCGGTGGCGGCCGTCGTCACGCTGATCGCGCTGGTCGGCACGGTTCCCTATATCGCGCTGCAGCTGAAAGCCGTGTCGACGGCGCTGACGACGATGCTGACCAGCGCGCCGGTCACCGATGGCGGCATGGCGCCGGTGTTCGGCGATATCGCGCTGGTCGTCGCCTTCATGATGGCCGTCTTCACCGCGCTGTTCGGCACCCGCCACATCGACGCGACCGAGCATCAGGAAGGTCTGATGCTGGCGATCGCGACGGAGTCCGTGGTCAAGCTGGTCGCCTTTCTCGCCGCCGGCATCTTCGTCACCTTCTGGCTGTTCGACGGCCCGACCGACCTGCTCGCCCAGTTCAACGCCCGCACCGATGCGCAGCCGCTGTTCGACAGAAGCCTCAATGGCGGCACCTGGATCGTGCTGTCGCTGTTGTCGTTCTTCGCGGTGATGATGCTGCCGCGACAGTTCCATGTGACGATCACGGAAAACCACAATGAAGCGGAACTGAAGCGCGCGCGCTGGCTGTTCCCGCTTTATCTGGTTCTGATCAACCTGTTCGTGGTGCCGATTGCCGCCGCCGGCCTGATCACTTTCGGCGACACGGTCAATGCCGACGCCTTTGTGCTCGCCCTGCCGATGCAGGCGGATGCCCAGGCGATCACGCTCATCACCTTCATTGGAGGCCTGTCGGCGGCGACCGCGATGGTGATCGTCGCCTCGGTGGCGCTCGCCATCATGATTTCGAACGACCTCGTGATCCCCTTCATCCTGCGGCGTACCCAGTACGAGGATACGACGACGCAGAACATGGCGCGGCTTCTGCTCAACATCCGCCGCGCCGCGATCGGGCTCACTCTGCTGCTCGCCTACATCTACTACCGCCTCGTCGGCGGGACGGCGGCGCTCGCCTCGATCGGTCTGCTGTCATTCGCCGCGATCGCCCAATTCGCGCCGGCCTTCCTCGGCGGCCTGGTGTGGCGGCGGGCAACGGCGCGCGGCGCCATCGCCGGCATGGTCGGCGGCTTCCTCGTTTGGACCTACACGCTGCTTCTGCCGACCTTCGTCGCAGCCGACCTCATCCCGCGCGCACTGCTTGATGCCGGGCCGTTCGGTATCGCCATGCTGCGCCCGCAGGAACTGTTCGGGATGAACATCGATCCGTTCATTCACGGCGTGTTCTGGAGCCTTGCCGTCAACGTCGTGTGTTACGTCGCCTTTTCGCTGAGCCGTACGCCGGAAGCGATCGAACGGCTGCAGGCGAGCATGTTCGTGCCGAGCGACCTGACGCCAGCGCCGGCGCTCAGGCTATGGCGCACCGCGGTGACGGTGGAGGATCTGCGCAGCACGGTCGCCCGTTATCTCGGCGACGAACGAGCCGAGCGCGCATTCGACCGCTACGCGCGCGAGGGCGATGCACCGCTGATCGGTCATCAGACGGCGGATGCGCATCTGATGCGCTATTCCGAACAACTGCTCGCCAGCGCCATCGGTGCGGCATCGGCCCGGTTGGTGATCTCGCTTCTGGTCAAGCAGCGCGATCCCGCCACCAAGGGCGCGATGAAGCTGCTCGACGATGCCACGGCGGCGATCCAGTACAATCGCGACCTCCTGCAGACCGCGCTCGATCAGGTCGGCCAGGGCATTGCGGTGTTCGACCGCGAGTTGCGGCTGTCCTGCTGGAACCGGCAGTACCGCCAGCTGCTCGGTCTGCCGCCGGAACTCGGCCATGTCGGCACGCCGCTCAGCGACATCCTGATGTCGATTGCAGAGAGCGGCGAGTTCGGCGCCGGCAGCCGCGATCTTGCTGTCGCCGACCGCATGACGCGCATCGTCAAGCATCTCGCCGCCTTCCAGGAGCATCTGGCGTTGAGCGGCACGGTGCTCGAGGTGCGCACCAGCCCGATGCCCGACGGCGGCATCGTGCTGACCTACACCGATATCACCGAGCGGGTGATGGCGGAGGAGGCGCTGGCGCGGGCCAACGAGACGCTGGAAAAACGGGTGCGCGAGCGCACCATGGAACTGACCCGGCTCAACCAGGAACTGATCCGCGCCAAGCGCGAGGCCGACAACGCCAATCTCGGCAAAACGCGTTTCCTCGCTGCCGCCGGCCACGATATCCTGCAACCGCTCAACGCCGCGCGGCTTTATGTGCAGAGCCTCGTCGACCGCTTCTCGGAAAGCGAGAACCGGGATCTGGTGCGCAATATCGAGGCGTCACTGGAATCGGTGGAAGAGATCATCGGCGCCGTGCTCGATATCTCGCGGCTCGACACGGGCGCACTGAAACCGGAGATCAGCATCTTCCGTCTCGATACGCTGCTCGATCAGGTACGCGTCGATTTCGAACCGATGGCAAAGGACAAGGGCCTCGACCTTCGTTTCGTGTCACCGCATCTTTCGGTGCGCTCCGACCGGCGGCTGCTGCGCCGGCTGTTGCAGAACCTCGTCTCCAACGCGATCAAATACACAGGGTCGGGGCGCATTCTCGTCGGCTGCCGACGGCAGCGCAACAAGGTGCGGATCGAGGTTCACGACACCGGCATGGGCATTCCGCTGTCGAAGCAGAAGGAGATCTTCGCCGAGTTCCAGCGGCTTGAGGAAGGCGCGCGCGCTGCGCGTGGTCTCGGCCTCGGCCTGTCGATCGTGGAACGCATTTCCCGCGTCCTGCATCACCCCGTGACCGTCGTCTCGACGCCGGACAAGGGCTCGCGGTTCGCCGTCGAATTGCCGATCACCACGGCGGTGCCGGTCGAAGCGGCACCGGTTGCCGAAACCCCGGTTCCGGCCTCGCGCCTCGAAGGGCTTCTGGTTCTGTGCATCGACAACGAGCCGAAGATCCTGTCGGGCATGCGGACCCTGCTCGAGGGTTGGGGCTGCACGGTGCTGACCGCGAACGACAAGAGCGAGGCGGCGCTGGCGATTCAGGGGTCGGAGCGCATGCCCGATCTGTTGTTCGTGGACTACCACCTCGACGCGGGCACGGGGATCGAGGCCGCCGTCCACCTGCGCTGGAAATTCGGTATCGACCTGCCGGGCGCACTGGTGACGGCCGACCGCTCGCCGGCGGTTCGCGCGGACGCCGAGGCGAAGAACCTCACGGTGCTACAGAAGCCGGTGAAACCGGCAGCGCTCAGGGCGTTCGCCGCACAGGTGAAGAACTACCGCTCGGCTGCGGAATGA
- a CDS encoding DNA-binding response regulator, whose translation MSELMSASHFIIADDHPLFRGALRQTLSETFGDIRITEAGTLDQVSRELEASSDVDLVLLDLSMPGMRGFSGLMYLRAQYPGVPVVIVSGTEDHAAIRRCMEFGAAGFIPKSLGTDVIRAAIGAVLQGDIWVPADFNVNAEDDDEIQDLVTRLASLTPQQVRVLMMLSEGLLNKQIAYELSVSEATVKAHVSAILQKLGVESRTQAVIAANRIEAGQWQSVTSDA comes from the coding sequence ATGTCCGAATTGATGTCCGCCAGTCATTTCATCATTGCCGACGACCACCCTCTGTTTCGCGGCGCCTTGCGGCAGACCCTTTCTGAAACCTTCGGCGACATCCGCATCACGGAAGCCGGAACCCTCGATCAGGTTTCCCGCGAACTCGAGGCGAGCAGCGACGTCGATCTCGTCCTCCTCGACCTGTCGATGCCCGGCATGCGCGGCTTCTCCGGCCTGATGTATCTGCGGGCGCAATATCCCGGCGTCCCCGTCGTTATCGTTTCGGGAACCGAGGATCACGCCGCCATCCGCCGTTGCATGGAATTCGGCGCCGCCGGCTTCATCCCGAAGTCTCTCGGCACCGATGTCATTCGCGCCGCGATCGGCGCGGTGCTGCAGGGCGACATCTGGGTCCCGGCCGACTTCAACGTCAACGCCGAGGATGACGACGAGATCCAGGATCTGGTCACCCGTCTCGCGTCGCTGACGCCGCAGCAGGTGCGCGTGCTGATGATGCTGAGCGAGGGGCTGCTCAACAAGCAGATCGCCTACGAACTCAGCGTATCGGAAGCGACCGTCAAGGCGCACGTCTCGGCGATCCTGCAAAAGCTCGGCGTCGAAAGCCGGACCCAGGCCGTCATCGCCGCCAACCGGATCGAAGCCGGCCAGTGGCAGTCGGTTACTTCGGACGCCTGA
- a CDS encoding YggT family protein, with the protein MSNLTPADWAYHLPNFLLAVLMYTLLGRLALALIVPPGVNSVVLRVFERLTDPIVAVVRFITPNIAPKVIVLAFAVVWLFIARFVFLAVMAETDVAPSINEIMPLTSTEESDGGAQ; encoded by the coding sequence ATGAGCAACCTCACCCCGGCCGACTGGGCCTATCATCTGCCGAACTTCCTGCTTGCGGTGCTGATGTACACCTTGCTCGGCCGGCTTGCGCTGGCGCTCATCGTACCGCCCGGCGTCAATAGTGTGGTGTTGCGGGTGTTCGAGCGGCTGACAGACCCGATTGTCGCCGTCGTCCGCTTCATCACGCCGAACATCGCGCCCAAGGTGATCGTTCTCGCCTTCGCGGTCGTCTGGCTGTTCATCGCCCGTTTTGTGTTCCTCGCCGTCATGGCGGAAACCGACGTCGCGCCGTCGATCAATGAGATCATGCCGCTTACGTCAACGGAAGAATCGGACGGAGGCGCGCAATGA
- a CDS encoding secondary thiamine-phosphate synthase enzyme, which produces MHQAMARLEVPTPGRSMVEISADIDAWLDEIGAGNGLLTVFVRHTSASLTIQENADPDVQADLLDALDRLAPQSAGYRHSTEGADDMPAHIKGALTDVSLGIPVVGGRTECGTWQGIYLVEHRARPHRRTVTLHYLGT; this is translated from the coding sequence ATGCATCAGGCGATGGCGCGTCTCGAGGTGCCGACGCCCGGGCGCAGCATGGTCGAGATCAGCGCCGACATCGACGCATGGCTTGACGAGATCGGCGCCGGCAACGGTTTGCTGACGGTGTTCGTGCGCCACACCTCGGCATCGCTGACGATCCAGGAAAACGCCGACCCCGATGTTCAGGCCGATCTGCTCGACGCCCTCGACCGCCTTGCGCCGCAGTCGGCCGGCTACCGGCACAGCACTGAAGGGGCGGATGACATGCCCGCGCACATCAAGGGTGCGCTGACCGATGTCAGCCTCGGCATCCCGGTTGTTGGCGGACGCACCGAATGCGGCACATGGCAGGGCATCTATCTCGTCGAACACCGCGCGCGGCCGCACCGGCGCACCGTCACGCTGCATTATCTCGGGACGTAA
- a CDS encoding alpha/beta hydrolase, with amino-acid sequence MIDIDPAVFRPSSISEETSRFNADLLARITALPDPWQYQPSAAREARARGRGPFPVPRKSPRAEVRTIDGPAGDIPIRVIRPEGRDCRGAYLHIHGGGWVLGSAYFQDDRLEQIADDCGLAAVSVDYRLAPEDPYPAGPDDCEAAALWLVDNLEKEFGGSFLAIGGESAGAHLSVVTLLRLRDRRGITPFSAANLVAGCYDLAMTPSVRHWGADRLVLNTRDIDMFVTHFLSGGVGSVSDPDVSPLLHADLYGLPPALFSVGTLDPLVDDSLFMAGRWARAGLKTELALFAGGCHVFQAFDELAITRESLARMDAFLNAQIEKAE; translated from the coding sequence ATGATCGACATCGACCCGGCCGTCTTCCGCCCCTCCTCGATCAGCGAGGAAACCAGCCGCTTCAACGCCGATCTGCTGGCGCGGATCACCGCTTTGCCCGATCCCTGGCAATATCAGCCGTCGGCGGCGCGCGAGGCGCGCGCCCGCGGGCGCGGTCCGTTCCCGGTGCCGCGCAAGAGCCCGCGCGCGGAAGTGCGCACCATCGATGGGCCGGCGGGTGATATCCCGATCCGCGTCATCCGGCCGGAGGGCCGCGACTGCCGTGGCGCCTATCTTCATATCCATGGTGGCGGCTGGGTGCTCGGCAGCGCCTACTTCCAGGACGACCGGCTGGAGCAGATCGCCGACGATTGCGGGCTCGCCGCCGTCTCGGTCGACTACCGGCTGGCGCCCGAGGATCCCTACCCGGCCGGCCCGGACGACTGCGAGGCCGCCGCGCTGTGGCTGGTCGATAATCTCGAAAAGGAATTCGGCGGTTCGTTCCTCGCCATTGGCGGCGAGTCGGCCGGCGCCCATCTCTCCGTCGTCACTCTGCTGCGGCTGCGCGACCGGCGCGGCATCACGCCGTTCTCCGCCGCGAATCTGGTCGCCGGCTGCTACGACCTCGCGATGACGCCGAGCGTACGCCATTGGGGTGCCGACCGGCTGGTGCTGAACACCCGCGACATCGACATGTTCGTGACGCACTTCCTGTCGGGCGGCGTCGGGTCTGTGAGCGATCCCGACGTCTCGCCGCTGCTGCACGCCGATCTCTACGGCCTGCCGCCAGCGCTGTTCTCGGTCGGCACACTCGACCCGCTGGTTGACGACAGCCTGTTCATGGCCGGACGCTGGGCCCGCGCCGGTCTCAAGACCGAACTCGCGCTCTTTGCCGGCGGCTGCCACGTGTTCCAGGCATTCGATGAGCTGGCGATCACCCGCGAGAGCCTTGCGCGCATGGACGCGTTCCTCAATGCCCAGATCGAGAAGGCGGAATAG
- a CDS encoding 2-hydroxychromene-2-carboxylate isomerase → MSEIVVDYFYSHASPWAYLGHAAFLEMARRNGVKVAFRPVALGPVFDETGGLPLGKRHPARLRYRLIELQRWHDKRHMPINLQPAYFPFDPSLADRCAIAIQAAGRSPAEFSRRAFLGAFAYDKNVADDHVVEGMLGDAGEDGHAIFDAAKSDAVTAAYEQNKADAIAAGVVGSPCYVLNGEPFWGQDRIELLEDAIRSGRHAYTA, encoded by the coding sequence ATGTCCGAAATTGTGGTCGATTACTTTTATTCGCACGCCTCGCCTTGGGCATATCTCGGTCACGCCGCCTTTCTCGAAATGGCCCGGCGCAACGGCGTGAAAGTCGCCTTCCGCCCGGTCGCGCTCGGCCCGGTGTTTGACGAGACCGGCGGTCTCCCGCTCGGCAAGCGTCATCCTGCCCGTTTGCGCTATCGTCTCATCGAGCTGCAGCGCTGGCACGACAAACGCCACATGCCGATCAATCTGCAGCCGGCCTACTTCCCGTTCGACCCGTCGCTAGCCGATCGTTGCGCCATCGCCATTCAGGCTGCCGGCCGTAGCCCGGCGGAGTTCTCGCGTCGCGCGTTCCTCGGCGCCTTTGCTTACGACAAGAACGTCGCCGACGATCACGTCGTCGAAGGCATGCTGGGCGACGCCGGTGAAGACGGCCACGCGATCTTCGACGCCGCCAAGTCCGACGCGGTCACCGCCGCCTACGAGCAGAACAAGGCCGATGCGATCGCCGCCGGCGTCGTCGGCTCGCCCTGCTATGTGCTGAACGGCGAACCGTTCTGGGGTCAGGACCGCATCGAACTGCTCGAAGACGCGATCCGCTCCGGCCGTCACGCCTACACGGCCTGA
- a CDS encoding transcriptional regulator (indirectly regulates nitrogen metabolism; at high nitrogen levels P-II prevents the phosphorylation of NR-I, the transcriptional activator of the glutamine synthetase gene (glnA); at low nitrogen levels P-II is uridylylated to form PII-UMP and interacts with an adenylyltransferase (GlnE) that activates GlnA) encodes MKFIIAIIQPHRLDDVREALHSLGIDGVTVSEVKGYGRQKGHTEIYRGAEYVVNFVPKIRLEIVTEEKRANEVIDTIAAAARTGKVGDGKIFSFDIETAMRIRTGETGVEAI; translated from the coding sequence ATGAAGTTCATTATCGCCATTATTCAGCCGCATCGGCTGGACGACGTGCGTGAGGCGCTCCACTCGTTGGGGATCGATGGCGTGACCGTCAGCGAGGTCAAAGGCTATGGCCGCCAGAAGGGCCACACCGAGATCTACCGCGGCGCCGAATATGTGGTGAACTTCGTGCCGAAGATCCGGCTTGAGATCGTCACTGAGGAAAAGCGGGCGAACGAGGTGATCGACACGATCGCAGCGGCTGCGCGCACCGGCAAGGTCGGTGATGGCAAGATCTTCAGCTTCGACATCGAAACCGCCATGCGCATTCGCACCGGCGAAACCGGCGTCGAGGCCATCTGA
- a CDS encoding 3-hydroxyacyl-CoA dehydrogenase: MSFENFTLAVDGEGIALLTWDMPGRSMNVFTLEVMDELDRIVTAVTEDEAIKGVVFTSGKDSFSGGADLTMLERLLAVFHAERAKGNEEAAAQRLFDESSRLQRIYRRLETCGKPWVAAINGVCMGGATELALACHARVALQSDKVKIALPEVKVGLFPGAGGTQRVMRMADAQAGLQFLLQGRELRPAQAKGMKLVDEVVPAEQLIDAAKALIENGLDPVKPWDKKGFKLPGGKIYSPQGFQFWPAAIAIYRRETHDNYPAARAIMQSVYEGLQLPMDQALTVESRWFANILQTKEAAAMIRSLFVSMQELNKGARRPAGIEPSRLKKVGVLGAGFMGAGIAYVTAAAGIDVVLIDRDMEAAEKGKAYSEQLMANRVKKGRAKPEAKDALLARITPSADYALLADCDLVVEAVFEERGVKKAVTEAAEAVLPEGTVFASNTSTLPITSLAENSKRPEDFIGIHFFSPVDKMMLVEIILGEKTGDKALAVALDYVRAIRKTPIVVNDTRGFYANRCVGAYLREAHIMVMEGIPAPMVDNAAKLAGMPVGPLTLSDEVALDLIWKIVKAARKDLGEAGVEPRQEALLDVLVEKNERLGRKNGKGFFDYDGKHKHFWPDLNEALGVPVKDAEEIDVDELKERLLAAQALEAARCVEENVVTDVREADVGSILGFGFAPYSGGTLSYIDGIGTADFVAMCNDLVAAHGPRFTPPKLLVEMAEKGETFYGRFPPARVA, from the coding sequence ATGAGCTTTGAGAATTTCACACTGGCGGTTGACGGCGAGGGTATCGCGCTGCTGACCTGGGACATGCCGGGCCGTTCGATGAACGTCTTCACCCTTGAGGTGATGGACGAACTCGACCGCATCGTCACCGCGGTCACCGAGGACGAGGCGATCAAGGGGGTGGTCTTCACCTCCGGCAAGGATAGCTTCTCCGGCGGCGCCGATCTGACCATGCTGGAACGGCTGCTGGCGGTATTTCACGCCGAGCGCGCCAAGGGCAATGAGGAGGCTGCCGCGCAGAGGCTGTTCGACGAGTCGAGCCGCTTGCAGCGGATTTACCGCCGCCTCGAGACCTGCGGCAAGCCGTGGGTCGCAGCCATCAACGGCGTGTGCATGGGCGGCGCCACCGAACTGGCGCTCGCCTGCCACGCCCGCGTCGCGCTGCAGTCCGACAAGGTCAAGATCGCCCTTCCGGAAGTGAAGGTCGGCCTCTTCCCCGGTGCCGGTGGCACCCAGCGCGTCATGCGCATGGCCGATGCGCAGGCCGGTCTGCAGTTCCTGCTGCAGGGCCGCGAGCTGCGCCCCGCGCAGGCCAAGGGCATGAAGCTGGTCGATGAGGTGGTGCCCGCCGAGCAGTTGATCGATGCCGCCAAGGCGCTGATCGAAAATGGCCTCGATCCGGTCAAACCGTGGGACAAGAAGGGCTTCAAGCTGCCCGGCGGCAAGATCTACTCGCCGCAGGGCTTCCAGTTCTGGCCCGCCGCGATCGCCATCTATCGCCGCGAGACCCACGACAACTATCCGGCCGCCCGCGCCATCATGCAATCGGTCTATGAGGGCCTGCAGCTGCCGATGGATCAGGCGCTGACGGTTGAGTCGCGCTGGTTCGCCAATATCCTGCAGACCAAGGAAGCGGCGGCCATGATCCGCTCGCTGTTCGTCTCCATGCAGGAGCTGAACAAGGGCGCCCGCCGTCCCGCCGGTATCGAGCCAAGCCGGCTGAAGAAGGTCGGTGTGCTCGGCGCCGGTTTCATGGGCGCCGGCATCGCCTATGTCACGGCGGCTGCCGGCATCGACGTCGTGCTGATCGACCGCGACATGGAAGCCGCCGAAAAGGGCAAGGCCTATTCCGAGCAACTGATGGCCAATCGCGTCAAGAAGGGCCGCGCCAAGCCGGAAGCAAAGGACGCGCTGCTCGCCCGCATCACGCCGTCCGCCGACTACGCGCTGCTCGCCGACTGCGATCTCGTCGTCGAGGCCGTGTTCGAGGAACGCGGTGTGAAGAAGGCCGTCACCGAGGCCGCTGAAGCCGTGCTGCCGGAAGGCACCGTCTTCGCGTCGAACACCTCGACGCTGCCGATCACCTCGCTGGCCGAGAATTCGAAGCGGCCGGAGGATTTCATCGGTATCCACTTCTTCTCGCCCGTCGACAAGATGATGCTGGTCGAGATCATTCTCGGCGAAAAGACCGGCGACAAGGCGCTCGCCGTCGCCCTCGACTATGTCCGCGCCATCCGCAAGACGCCGATCGTCGTCAACGACACCCGCGGCTTCTACGCCAACCGCTGCGTCGGCGCCTATCTGCGCGAGGCCCACATCATGGTGATGGAAGGCATTCCCGCGCCGATGGTCGACAATGCGGCCAAACTCGCCGGCATGCCGGTTGGCCCGCTGACCCTGTCCGACGAGGTCGCGCTCGACCTCATCTGGAAGATCGTCAAGGCGGCCCGCAAGGATCTCGGCGAGGCCGGCGTCGAACCGCGTCAGGAAGCGCTGCTCGATGTACTGGTCGAAAAGAACGAACGCCTTGGCCGCAAGAACGGTAAGGGCTTCTTCGACTATGACGGCAAGCACAAGCACTTCTGGCCGGACCTCAACGAGGCGCTCGGCGTGCCGGTGAAGGACGCCGAGGAAATCGATGTCGACGAACTGAAGGAACGGCTGCTGGCCGCCCAGGCGCTCGAAGCGGCGCGCTGCGTGGAGGAAAACGTCGTCACCGACGTGCGTGAGGCCGATGTCGGCTCGATCCTCGGATTCGGCTTCGCGCCCTATTCGGGTGGCACGTTGTCCTACATCGACGGTATCGGCACCGCCGACTTCGTCGCCATGTGCAATGACCTCGTCGCGGCCCACGGCCCGCGTTTCACGCCGCCGAAGCTGCTCGTGGAAATGGCCGAAAAGGGCGAGACCTTCTACGGCCGCTTCCCGCCGGCACGCGTCGCCTGA
- a CDS encoding acetyl-CoA acetyltransferase, which translates to MPDAFIYDHVRTPRGRGKKDGALHEVTAVRLAAGTLEALRDRNGLDTSHVEDVVLGCVDPIGEAGGDIARAAVFAAGYDDSVPGMQINRFCASGLDAVNMAAAQVMSGQHQMAIGGGVESMSRIGIGASGGAWPVDPEVALPSYFMPQGVSADLIATKYGFSRDDVDGYAVESQNRAAAAWEAGRFANSVVPVKDINGLTILDRDEHMRPGTDMQSLASLSASFELMGQMGGFDAVAIQAYPELEAIRHVHHAGNSSGIVDGAAGVLVGSREAGEAAGLKPRARIRAFTNIGSEPAIMLTGPVDVTKKLLARTGMNIGDIDLIEVNEAFASVVLRFLQAFDADPAKVNVNGGAIAMGHPLGATGAMLLGTVLDELERRDLNTALVTLCIGAGMGTATIIERV; encoded by the coding sequence ATGCCTGACGCCTTTATCTACGATCACGTGCGCACCCCGCGCGGCCGCGGCAAGAAGGACGGCGCGCTGCACGAAGTGACGGCGGTGCGGCTCGCCGCCGGCACGCTCGAAGCGCTGCGCGACCGCAACGGCCTCGACACCAGCCACGTCGAGGACGTCGTGCTCGGTTGCGTCGATCCGATCGGCGAGGCGGGCGGCGATATCGCCCGCGCCGCGGTGTTCGCCGCCGGCTATGACGACAGCGTCCCGGGCATGCAGATCAATCGCTTCTGCGCATCGGGGCTCGACGCGGTCAACATGGCGGCCGCACAGGTCATGTCGGGTCAGCACCAGATGGCGATTGGCGGCGGCGTCGAATCCATGAGCCGCATCGGCATCGGCGCCTCGGGTGGCGCCTGGCCGGTCGATCCGGAAGTGGCGCTGCCCTCCTACTTCATGCCGCAGGGCGTCTCCGCCGACCTGATCGCCACCAAATACGGCTTCTCGCGCGACGACGTCGACGGCTACGCGGTGGAAAGCCAGAACCGTGCCGCCGCCGCCTGGGAGGCTGGCCGTTTTGCCAATTCGGTCGTGCCGGTGAAGGACATCAACGGCCTCACCATCCTCGACCGAGACGAGCACATGCGCCCCGGCACCGACATGCAGTCGCTCGCCTCGCTGTCGGCCTCGTTCGAGCTGATGGGCCAGATGGGCGGCTTCGACGCGGTGGCCATTCAGGCCTACCCGGAACTCGAAGCCATCCGCCACGTCCACCACGCAGGTAATTCGTCGGGCATCGTCGACGGTGCCGCCGGCGTGCTGGTCGGTAGCCGCGAGGCCGGCGAGGCGGCAGGTCTCAAACCGCGCGCGCGCATCCGCGCCTTCACCAATATCGGCAGCGAGCCGGCGATCATGCTGACCGGCCCGGTCGATGTGACGAAGAAGCTGCTCGCACGCACCGGCATGAACATTGGCGACATCGATCTGATCGAGGTCAACGAGGCCTTCGCCTCCGTCGTGCTGCGCTTCCTGCAGGCTTTCGACGCCGATCCGGCCAAGGTCAACGTCAATGGAGGCGCGATCGCCATGGGGCACCCGCTCGGCGCGACCGGCGCGATGCTGCTCGGCACCGTGCTCGACGAGCTGGAACGGCGCGATCTCAACACCGCGCTCGTCACGCTGTGCATCGGCGCCGGTATGGGCACTGCCACCATCATCGAGCGGGTCTGA